Proteins encoded together in one Luteimonas fraxinea window:
- a CDS encoding RDD family protein, translated as MSPPVAAPTPLLRRYTAWSLDAAAIGVLVVALMHRRLCEALETCGRAIDALAQAMAALMQQTLDLAASPAALLQAWMADPALQVATTALALAITSLTLPTMAVFALLALVWFTAFEGSRWQATPGKRLLGLQVVDDDGLPPGYVRAGLRTAAGLLSWVSLNIGHLMAARAPRYQALHDRIAGTHVVRLTDAPMPMPARLWLVLQPPVFFLLLALLMHQIDQSVAAALDATLGY; from the coding sequence ATGAGCCCGCCGGTCGCCGCGCCCACACCGTTGCTGCGCCGCTACACGGCGTGGTCGCTGGATGCGGCGGCGATCGGTGTGCTGGTCGTTGCGCTGATGCACCGGCGCCTGTGCGAAGCACTCGAGACCTGCGGACGCGCGATCGATGCACTGGCGCAGGCGATGGCCGCACTGATGCAGCAGACACTCGACCTCGCCGCGTCGCCGGCCGCGCTGTTACAGGCATGGATGGCGGATCCTGCGCTGCAGGTCGCGACCACCGCACTGGCGCTGGCGATCACCTCGCTGACCCTGCCGACGATGGCGGTGTTCGCACTGCTCGCGCTGGTGTGGTTCACCGCCTTCGAGGGCTCGCGCTGGCAGGCCACGCCGGGCAAGCGCCTGCTCGGTCTGCAGGTGGTCGACGACGACGGACTACCGCCGGGCTACGTGCGCGCCGGCCTGCGCACCGCGGCCGGCCTGCTGTCGTGGGTGAGCCTCAACATCGGCCATCTGATGGCCGCACGCGCGCCGCGCTACCAGGCCCTGCATGACCGCATCGCCGGCACCCACGTGGTGCGGCTGACGGATGCGCCGATGCCGATGCCGGCACGCCTGTGGCTGGTGCTGCAGCCGCCGGTGTTCTTCCTGCTGCTGGCGCTGCTGATGCACCAGATCGACCAGAGCGTCGCCGCCGCGCTGGACGCGACGCTCGGGTACTAG
- the tatC gene encoding twin-arginine translocase subunit TatC, whose amino-acid sequence MHADEDGGEGSLIDHLIELRMRLMRGLAGTGIVLLCLLPFANKLYGLLAQPLLDKLPEGAHLIAIEVASPFFAPLKLAFFTALVVTMPWLLYQAWAFVAPGLYKREKRLAMPLLASAVALFYIGCAFAFFLVLPSVFKFLTLVTPDGVSMMTDINAYLNFVLVIFLAFGLSFELPVALVILVLLGWVTTDQLREARGYAVVGVFVLAAIITPPDVVSQLMLAIPMCLLYEAGIIAARLLAPKPGAVRDEA is encoded by the coding sequence CTGCACGCTGACGAAGACGGCGGCGAAGGCAGCCTGATCGACCATCTGATCGAACTGCGCATGCGCCTGATGCGCGGTCTGGCCGGCACCGGCATCGTGCTGCTGTGCCTGCTGCCGTTCGCGAACAAACTCTACGGCCTGCTCGCCCAGCCGCTGCTCGACAAGCTGCCCGAAGGCGCGCACCTGATCGCGATCGAAGTCGCGTCGCCGTTCTTCGCGCCGCTGAAGCTCGCGTTCTTCACCGCGCTGGTCGTGACCATGCCGTGGCTGCTCTACCAGGCCTGGGCCTTCGTCGCGCCGGGCTTGTACAAGCGCGAGAAGCGGCTCGCGATGCCGCTGCTGGCGTCCGCGGTCGCGCTGTTCTACATCGGCTGCGCGTTCGCGTTCTTCCTCGTGCTGCCGTCGGTGTTCAAGTTCCTGACACTGGTGACGCCCGATGGCGTGTCGATGATGACCGACATCAACGCCTATCTGAATTTCGTGCTGGTGATCTTCCTCGCGTTCGGTCTGAGCTTCGAGCTGCCGGTCGCGCTGGTGATCCTGGTGCTGCTGGGCTGGGTGACCACCGACCAGCTGCGCGAGGCGCGCGGGTATGCGGTCGTCGGCGTGTTCGTGCTGGCCGCGATCATCACCCCGCCCGATGTCGTGTCGCAGCTGATGCTGGCGATTCCGATGTGCCTGCTTTACGAGGCCGGCATCATCGCCGCGCGCCTGCTCGCGCCCAAACCCGGCGCGGTGCGCGACGAGGCATGA
- the tatB gene encoding Sec-independent protein translocase protein TatB, producing the protein MFGIGTGELMIIALVALIILGPERLPKAARFAGLWVRRARAQWYSVKSELERELAAEDLKRSVRDAQRSIADVGTQVRDAEQHARSSLDEVRKEAGDLVAQARRMSSEPPATHRSLDALPDPAPPADPPLPPDAIAGDPTRPPVPVTAIADEETDRGAAR; encoded by the coding sequence ATGTTTGGAATCGGTACCGGCGAACTGATGATCATCGCGCTGGTCGCGCTGATCATTCTCGGTCCCGAGCGGCTGCCCAAGGCGGCGCGTTTCGCGGGCTTGTGGGTGCGCCGTGCGCGCGCGCAGTGGTATTCGGTGAAGTCGGAACTCGAACGCGAACTCGCGGCCGAGGATCTCAAGCGCAGCGTGCGCGATGCGCAGCGGTCCATCGCAGACGTCGGCACTCAAGTGCGCGACGCCGAGCAGCACGCGCGAAGCAGTCTGGACGAAGTCCGCAAGGAAGCCGGCGATCTCGTCGCCCAGGCGCGTCGCATGTCCAGCGAGCCGCCGGCGACGCATCGCAGCCTCGACGCCCTGCCCGATCCCGCGCCGCCTGCGGATCCGCCGTTGCCGCCGGACGCGATCGCCGGCGATCCCACGCGTCCGCCGGTTCCGGTGACAGCCATCGCCGACGAGGAGACCGATCGTGGCGCTGCACGCTGA
- the tatA gene encoding Sec-independent protein translocase subunit TatA has protein sequence MGSFSIWHWAIVLVVVLLVFGTKKLRGAGRDLGEAVKGFKKGMHDDETPERLDDRSQQDAAAREADRTRHDDLPPR, from the coding sequence ATGGGCAGTTTCAGCATCTGGCATTGGGCCATCGTTCTCGTTGTCGTCCTGCTGGTCTTCGGCACCAAGAAGCTGCGCGGCGCCGGCCGTGATCTCGGCGAAGCGGTGAAGGGCTTCAAGAAAGGCATGCACGACGACGAGACCCCCGAGCGTCTCGACGACCGTTCGCAGCAGGACGCCGCGGCCCGCGAGGCCGACAGGACGCGCCACGACGACCTGCCGCCGCGCTGA
- a CDS encoding lipid-binding SYLF domain-containing protein, protein MTRPFRHTVLVAALATAFVAGPAVAGPTEDARAQNAVRVLNEIQAIPESGIPDKLLDEARAIVVIPDTIKAGLIIGGRRGHGLMSVKTPEGTWSSPSFVKITGGSIGFQAGVQSSDVVLVFRNERSLESIVNGKFTLGADAGVAAGPVGRNAAALTDGQLKAEIWSWSRARGLFAGVALDGAVLQIDDDANIAVYGRNTTPRAILENRPGTAPSSAVVDFRDRLEEASATARVSRGGTAVPVARSAQQPAYTPAIQDVPEATTAPVQPQQGQPSTQGFQNVDDQPATVEPLPEY, encoded by the coding sequence ATGACCCGTCCGTTCCGCCACACCGTGCTGGTTGCCGCCCTCGCCACCGCGTTCGTCGCAGGTCCCGCCGTCGCCGGTCCGACCGAAGACGCCCGTGCGCAGAACGCGGTGCGCGTGCTCAACGAGATCCAGGCGATTCCCGAATCGGGCATCCCCGACAAGCTGCTCGACGAAGCGCGGGCGATCGTCGTCATTCCCGACACCATCAAAGCGGGCCTGATCATCGGCGGCCGTCGTGGCCACGGCCTGATGTCGGTCAAGACGCCGGAAGGCACGTGGTCGAGCCCGTCCTTCGTCAAGATCACCGGCGGCAGCATCGGTTTCCAGGCCGGCGTGCAGTCCTCCGACGTGGTGCTGGTGTTCCGCAACGAGCGCAGCCTGGAATCGATCGTCAACGGCAAGTTCACCCTCGGCGCCGATGCCGGTGTGGCCGCCGGGCCGGTGGGCCGCAACGCCGCCGCGCTGACCGACGGCCAGCTCAAGGCCGAGATCTGGTCGTGGTCGCGCGCACGTGGTCTGTTCGCCGGTGTCGCGCTCGATGGTGCGGTGCTGCAAATCGACGACGACGCCAACATCGCCGTCTACGGCCGCAACACCACACCACGCGCGATTCTCGAGAACCGTCCGGGCACCGCGCCTTCGAGCGCGGTCGTCGATTTCCGTGACCGCCTGGAAGAAGCCAGTGCCACGGCACGCGTCTCGCGTGGCGGCACCGCGGTGCCGGTCGCGCGCAGCGCGCAGCAGCCCGCGTACACGCCGGCGATCCAGGACGTGCCGGAAGCCACCACCGCGCCGGTGCAGCCGCAGCAAGGCCAGCCGTCGACGCAGGGCTTCCAGAACGTCGACGATCAGCCGGCGACCGTCGAACCGCTGCCCGAATACTGA
- the hemH gene encoding ferrochelatase: protein MSESPSPHAARDAVVLVNLGTPDAPTPKAVRRYLAEFLHDHRVVALTRWLWCPILHFVILPFRSPRVAKLYAGVWMEDGSPLAVHTARLTKAVQTEMPDAEVVYAMRYGNPSLRSVLTRLRDAGHARVQVLPLYPQYSTTTTASVRDVVDEIFGATGIAQMRDDYHLDPDWVDAVAGSIRAHWDTHGRGERLLFSFHGIPQRLADAGDPYPMQCRASVDAIVQALDLAPDEAMLTFQSRFGREPWLQPYTDETLKALGGDGIRVIDVVCPGFAVDCLETLEEIALQNAEIFHSHGGKDLRYIPCLNDAPVHARALATLTRRDLELRA, encoded by the coding sequence ATGTCCGAATCCCCCTCTCCGCACGCCGCGCGCGACGCCGTCGTGCTCGTCAATCTCGGCACGCCCGACGCGCCGACGCCGAAAGCGGTGCGCCGCTATCTCGCCGAGTTCCTGCACGACCATCGTGTGGTCGCGCTGACCCGTTGGCTGTGGTGCCCGATCCTGCATTTCGTGATCCTGCCGTTCCGCTCCCCGCGCGTGGCGAAGCTCTATGCCGGTGTGTGGATGGAGGATGGTTCGCCGCTCGCGGTCCACACCGCGCGTCTCACGAAGGCGGTGCAGACGGAAATGCCCGATGCCGAGGTGGTCTACGCCATGCGCTACGGCAACCCGTCGCTGCGCAGCGTGCTGACGCGGCTGCGTGACGCGGGCCACGCGCGGGTGCAGGTGCTGCCGCTGTATCCGCAGTACTCGACGACGACGACGGCATCGGTGCGTGACGTGGTCGACGAAATCTTCGGCGCCACCGGCATCGCGCAGATGCGCGACGACTACCACCTCGATCCGGACTGGGTCGACGCCGTGGCCGGATCGATCCGTGCGCACTGGGACACGCATGGCCGCGGCGAGCGTCTGCTGTTCTCCTTCCACGGCATTCCACAGCGGCTGGCCGATGCCGGTGATCCGTATCCGATGCAGTGCCGCGCGAGTGTCGATGCGATCGTGCAGGCGCTGGACCTCGCGCCGGATGAAGCGATGCTGACGTTCCAGTCGCGCTTCGGCCGCGAGCCATGGCTGCAGCCTTATACCGACGAAACGCTCAAGGCGCTGGGCGGCGACGGCATCCGCGTGATCGATGTCGTGTGCCCGGGCTTCGCGGTGGACTGCCTGGAAACGCTGGAGGAGATCGCACTGCAGAACGCGGAAATCTTCCACTCGCACGGGGGCAAGGACCTGCGTTACATCCCCTGCCTCAACGACGCACCGGTGCATGCGCGCGCGCTGGCCACGCTGACGCGTCGCGATCTGGAGCTGCGCGCATGA
- a CDS encoding alpha/beta fold hydrolase yields MSDVAQAQPFEVDIGIGTVRGLRFGTVGARRVLALHGWLDNAASFVPLSAYFDGLDVVAPDLPGHGRSAHMPVGTDYTFVGAVHQVLDIADALGWERFALLGHSMGAGIASLVAAAVPERIERLVAIEALGALPEIEPETVPRLREAVISSRSLGTRPLRVFPDLEAPIRARMRVNALSEPVARLLVERGVQPVEGGHVWCSDPRLTIPTAVRMTPGQVDALIAGIECPTRVIYADPPQPYLPEPDRSRRARLLPDGELTVIAGGHHLHMEQPAEVAAAIGDFLRR; encoded by the coding sequence ATGAGCGACGTCGCACAGGCGCAGCCGTTCGAGGTCGACATCGGGATCGGCACCGTGCGCGGCCTGCGCTTCGGCACCGTGGGCGCGCGTCGCGTGCTCGCGCTGCACGGCTGGCTCGACAACGCCGCGAGCTTCGTACCGCTGTCCGCGTATTTCGACGGTCTGGATGTCGTCGCGCCGGATCTGCCCGGACACGGCCGCAGCGCGCACATGCCGGTCGGCACCGACTACACCTTCGTCGGCGCCGTGCACCAGGTGCTCGACATCGCCGACGCGTTGGGCTGGGAGCGTTTCGCACTGCTCGGGCACTCGATGGGCGCAGGCATCGCCAGTCTCGTTGCCGCCGCGGTCCCCGAACGCATCGAACGTCTGGTCGCGATCGAAGCGCTGGGCGCGCTACCGGAGATCGAACCGGAAACCGTGCCGCGCCTGCGCGAAGCGGTGATCTCCTCGCGCAGCCTGGGCACGCGTCCGTTGCGCGTATTCCCCGATCTCGAAGCGCCGATCCGCGCGCGCATGCGGGTCAATGCGCTCAGCGAACCCGTCGCGCGCCTGCTGGTCGAACGGGGTGTGCAGCCCGTCGAAGGCGGCCACGTCTGGTGCAGTGATCCGCGTCTGACGATTCCCACCGCCGTGCGCATGACGCCGGGCCAGGTCGACGCGCTGATCGCCGGCATCGAATGCCCCACGCGTGTGATCTACGCCGATCCGCCGCAGCCCTATCTGCCCGAACCTGACCGCTCCCGTCGCGCGCGTCTGCTGCCCGACGGCGAGCTCACCGTCATCGCGGGCGGCCATCATCTGCACATGGAACAGCCTGCGGAAGTCGCCGCCGCGATCGGGGATTTCCTGCGGCGTTGA